Part of the Tachypleus tridentatus isolate NWPU-2018 unplaced genomic scaffold, ASM421037v1 Hic_cluster_2, whole genome shotgun sequence genome is shown below.
CATCCAGTTCTGTAGTATCATGTGATTATGAGCTAACTGTCTTTGATTATTCGTCACTTCGACCGTTCTTTTCTTGTATCACATAAAATAACAGGAATCAGTCACTTCCAAATAGAAACCTGCAGTTTTGTTCAGATATACAGGTGACGTTTTCTGTGATTTCACATGTCAAGATAAACAAAATTTCTCTAACACACAAACAATCTAcagaaatttaaacatttcacagAGGGAAACGTAAACAACGAAacgatttatttttcaaatgtcagCATCACATGACGCCCCTCCCAAGGTTTCACCGCTAAAATTCatagaaataacacaaacaacgGAAATTACATAAACTGATTTTCTCATCGTGTTATCTACCAGAAGTTAGACACACTAGAAGGAACTCTAAACTTAGAATACACTatgtacagaacagaaaacatcgaTAAAGAAGCTATGCACTAAAGTGAATGTTTCACTGACGTTAACCAGTTCACTACTAAAGTAGTTATAGAAACGATAGATACATAAGAGAGAAACAGACAAAGGGtgtttaacaaacaaacgaagttaaGATTTTtccaaaatgaagaaaaacaaattacttgtgTCTAGAAAATATTAGTGTACTTCTATCATCGATTTTGAAAAAaatggcatatatatatacatgtatataatctgAATATAACACCTAGATTCGTTTTTCATCCGTGAAATAGAAATTAAACGCacgttgataaaacataaaacagtacaaaaatacattgtaataGTTGCTCACCCTTTACATAAGTGAAACAGAACGTAACTTGAAAGTAAGGTCGAAAggacaacaaacaaaaaaacaccttcccAATTCTATGAAAACATgacttaaaataaatacagtttttctgAACAGAACATCACAGGACTAAAACACGATCCTGATACTAACTGAAAAGAACATATGagaaaatttattgataaaatcaaacaattctaCTGTTAAAAACACCCAAACTTGTCTCTATATATCTTTGATCGTCATATGTTTCTTAGTTTATGtcagtattttacattaaattttacatagttttgaaaatagattcatctttctattgtttttgtttaaccatatataaataattttgaaaattgatgctgattaatatttataagacaAGAAAACcgacttgaaataaaatgtatctcaggacgactggtatggtattaacacttttacaaagctCTTCTGAGATACACGAATAAGTAACTACAATCAATTCTATAATTCAAATACGTTGTTAGATTTtcaatgttgatttaaataccaaaacgttctttactataaaaacttgtctactttataacactatataacacaaattttgttcctggatagtatgtgttatttcttaattgcgtatgttgtaaaagcacataaaatggccattattcccttcaaacattgcttttgtgacctggataatgaaatttagaaattaacctatcttctatgtaaaaacgggcaaatttgcacattttcatttacataaggtctgaatgaaacaacatataaatcaaagtttacatgtatttattctaaagttatacaaaaatgaacaaaaatgtttaaaagtgagtagtttttcgagatttgggaCTGTAATGCCGATCACTTTCAAGTATCGGCCACAATCTATCGAACACAACTAACATAACTACACTTTGTATTCATATCGGCTTACATCATCTAACATTGTTTTAGCATTAATAATTGCTTGGAAAACTTTATTTTGCATAGGATTTAATCAATGTCTTCCTATTTTACCAATGGTACGAAATGGTAcgtaacttttaataataataataataataataataataaatttattaagcaataaattagacacaaaaaatcaaatatcaatataaaaccatcaacaaagagttaactcgtcctgtgatggttaaacacataataatgtaaaatcaaaacttacaaaatcaatataaagttcccagaatattatcatcagtatttaagatccattgttttaagtatttcttttgattaacacgattaatagaagatcttatactataaggaataaaattatgaatacgaggtgccaaataaagatattgatgaagtgtaactgttttacgtggtgtgggtacattaattggaaaaaaagattgaagtcgtgtaaaatatgaagtgactttaaaaggcctattaaaagaaacatgcaatgtagataaagctaaaaaatataaataaagtttatcatatgaaagaggggagttaaatttactgaaatcggtatcaagcctatgagtaaaaataagagagaaaacacttttttgcaacttgtgaataggaattaaaaaaagtcttatatgtgccaccccaaattgaaatacaatattgtaagaaagattgaaagagagcataatatacacttaacaaaatatgataaggagcacaatgactaagttcaaaaattagcatagaactatattttaatttattaactaaagaattaatatgaaattgccaatttaattttcgatctaaaataattcctaaatatttaacagaggaaacttgagtcaatttgggacacttacaattagggtaagtataacaatcactagaatgataaaaaatagaaggaaaagctggaatgacaccataaaggttaaactgaagaagaaaagatttagatatatttaaggataagtcattacagaaaagccaattttaattttattaagatcactagaaataatggcttcattaattagatttggcttactataaacaacagcaatatcatcggcataggcttggatatctccaaaaaactgttggtaaagaatatcatttatataaatgagaaataataaagggcccagaacagaaccttgtggtactccaacattaattgtaagccaatcactataattattatggatacaaactgattgctttctattgtgaaagtaagaaaaaaaccaatcaaaaacaatgcctctaaaaccataataagataatttatttaacaatattttatgattaacagaatcaaaagctttggctaagtcaagaaaaacagcaattggatgaagatcagaatccaaagcttctgtaatacttcccacaagtttagcaacagcaacctccgttccaagcccaggccgaaagccaaattgagaaggagacaaaactgaatgtctatcaagaaatgataaaattctaatcttcatagattttcaaatagtttagagaaatgtattaataaggaaataggtctataattcgtaaaatcagaaatattaccagatttataaataggaatgaccaatgataactttaaagcattaggaaacttcccttgagtaaaagataaattaattaaaaaagtcaaaattggtgcaaaagattagcattagctttcaaaatcttaaccgaaacaccatctacaccattagaagctgaatttgataaggagaaaatattattcatagtttcagatacagtaacaggatataggtaacaagaagaagaaggagcaggaggcatgccctgagaacaaaatttaggattggagcaagtagatttagcaacattaacaaaaaaataattcaaatcagataaatcagtagtaccaaaattacaaaatttcttattttttttttaacatcaataatagagttaacaatattccaattctgtttaatagttttagcattcttaaacaggttatgataataagtccatttagtcttacgggtcaagctaacaacataattccttaaacacttaaatctaatctttaaataaatatcatcaggaaattgatgtactttcttttttaacttatctcttttaatcattaacaaaaccaattcactggtaatccatggcttaatttttctaaactttcgtgacacagaaacagtagtagtacaactttgaatacaatcagttaacacttcagcaaaattatcataagcaacattaacatcagaacaattcataacacaggaccaatctgaaaaattcaaacaagaactcaattcattaaacttaatcttttgaacatttgagacatgttctagatccgataaaatgtctatacataaaacaattggaaaatgatcggtcaaaaattctcaacaatataagaataacaatttttaacagtatttccactaattaaaaaatgatcaatacaagaattagtaacattggttatccgtgtaggagaagaaataataatacgaagattgttctcagacaaaaacttaaaatatgcattcttataacaaacatcatcaaatgccaaaacatctatattaaaatcaccaacaagtatattaatatcatatttgtataaattcaattctaatgaaagctcatcaataaatttcaatacaggcaatctaggagatcgataaacaacaaagagattaaatttcttattttgaatcatacaaaataaaattaaagcatcagacttaatgtactgcacttcttttatcatagtcagtatctcaaatttaacaaaactgccactccactagccttatttagaccagaagatgaagaataaaaggagtaacctggaatcgaaaaggaaacaaatccatcctcaacaaaccaagtttcagaaaaagctattatatgaaatttaacaacgcttgattgtaaaaaaacaagaaattggtcaaaattttgagtaagacttcgaatattaacatgtattaaatttaaatgaccaacagaaaaacatttggtaaatcagaaagagaagacaaagttggtgtaacaccaacaatatcatcaaaatcatcagccattgcagtatttataaattattaagatcaatcaagcaacgtaaaacaatgggctgagtagtttctgatttcctaataagaatattaccattcgatacccaaagaaatttatagccaagatctttctgttttcgttttgcttgcatgaaaatatcacgataatatgggagagatgttcgttaacataaactggataagattcattacagaccttaatatcattagtattaagagagcgaaatttagttttcttaagtttaagcagatcaaatttaatttgcttacgacaaaacttaacaacaatctgtctcggactcttattttcagttgttttctttcctatacgatgaacagtgtcaatatctgtaggagcacagtcaaccccaaaagtagttgtaatcttctcaacaacttcttgcaaattctcatcaggcttctctggaatacctccaatcaaaacattatagttataagaatattgttccgcttcacacatcttcctccgaaaacttgccatctccttccacaattcttcattttcatgctttaatgttttattttcctgtttacactccttaacttcagctctcaaagttgtgatatcctcactcatagtttctaccttctctgaataatattgaaaggaagtcactaattcttcgacctttactttaattaagtgaaagtcatcaagtcttgacaaaatttcagtaacttttgtcttaagccacttcatatctgcctcccccatatttaaatcaagctcactattctcaacaagattaactgtctccccctctaacgaaatggacacagtccttcttaatggagtttcactatttaggcttaactttctttttccatacaaaaaatcacattcataacttttcccaatttcatttaaatattccaaatcctgttcagttaagttcttacatcttaaatgataccatttttgacactcaccagagcaatgaagggctttatcaccaactttaatataaactttacattgagcacaaaatctacgtggcatacTAGTCAGCCATTTGTAACTTAAAACGCTACTTTTTCTTGTACGTCTAAATTATtgacaaaattttcaaatttctcacTGAGTGGCAGGAAGAAATAACtatttgaaaatatgaataattacctcaataatatttcaaagtgtaaattacatttttgaagctgaaatttcattttttgacCTAACATGTTATTTCATAGTAATACACTAACAATATTGTTAACAAGagtattaaatatatcatttccctaatttgtaattatgaaatatactATTAGTTTATTACTAAGTACAGCGTACCCTGACGTTGCATGCAAATAAATCAGACACCACAGAGACTAGGTAATATTTACGGAACCTTAAATACGAGGTAAAAGCTTTAAATACAATTAAGTGTTATTTACAATAGGAGTATTTGTTAGTCGGTCAGATTATGCTTATATACCTTTAATATTTACTAAGAAATGTTGCTGTAAAAGTATAGCCTTAAAGACATGATGCCTCTCACTTGTTCAATGGAAGGTTTCATGGAATTATAATCCTAAAACCtgtgttttgatacctgtggtgggcacagcacaaatagcccattgtgttgctttatgtttatcaacaataacaaaaaaagacaaaGATTGAATgagttaaacttttattttgtttataaaataatgttaaatgttgaTGAAGGTTTCAGACTTCCATTTATTTCTTCACAAATTTGATAATCAGTTGAGACTAGTGGTTCTATTTTGTTCCTTTAGAGTAAATACACACACGTCGCTGCACCTTCAGTAATGTTTATGTCAATAGTAGCAAACATTACAGTCTTCTTAAAACCTGAAACAGTTAACAGAAAACTTCCTAATACAAACTGAAGAGAGAGAACCAAGAGAAGTAAGTGAGCTTCTAATACAGATTTGTAAGTGAACCATAACAGTGACAGTGATgtagaattacaaaataattattgtcaagATCACTTTTTACTT
Proteins encoded:
- the LOC143243317 gene encoding uncharacterized protein LOC143243317, which codes for MPRRFCAQCKVYIKVGDKALHCSGECQKWYHLRCKNLTEQDLEYLNEIGKSYECDFLYGKRKLSLNSETPLRRTVSISLEGETVNLVENSELDLNMGEADMKWLKTKVTEILSRLDDFHLIKVKVEELVTSFQYYSEKVETMSEDITTLRAEVKECKQENKTLKHENEELWKEMASFRRKMCEAEQYSYNYNVLIGGIPEKPDENLQEVVEKITTTFGVDCAPTDIDTVHRIGKKTTENKSPRQIVVKFCRHSETTSNVKDNMWTVFLY